The following is a genomic window from Caldilineales bacterium.
CCGCCGTCGCCGTCTCTGGCCCCACCTATCGCATGGGCCCGGGCCAGATCGAAGCCTTCATCCCGGCGCTGATCGAGACAAGCCAGCGCGTTTCCGCCGAACTCGGTTTCGCCATCTATGCCGACAGGGATGGCGACAGCTGAATACAGGTGACGCCTCGCCCCTCGTCTACGGAGCCTCCCATGTCCCCTGCATTCCAACTCATCACCGGCAGGTCACTGGTGCAGGAACGCCCCTTCACACACCCTGCGCACACCGAGGCCGACCACCTGACCTTGCGCTATCTGGCGGCGCGGCTGCGCGCGACCCGCGACCAGGCCGACTCCTACGCCCATTGGCCGACCCCGGTTGTCCTGTACTGCCCTGAACCCAATCAACGGCAGCATCGCCAGGTGCTCGTCCGCCCGTTCGACCTCTTCGGCGACCGCCAGCTACCCGTCGTCGGCTTCTTTGGCCAGACGCAAGCGGGGGCCGACCGGCGGCTGCTCGATGAAGTGGATGGCCAGCTCTTGACCGAATTGCCCTCGCGGGAGGGACTCGTAGCCTATTGCACGCTCGACCTGGGGGATGGCAATTGTGGCAACCTGGTCATCTTTGCCGACGCCGAAGCCAAAGGACGCTGGCGCGAGAGTGCGCGGCATAGCTACGCCGCGCGCGAACTTGCGCCGGCCTACTATGCCTCGGTGCGCATCTACAATGGCATCCTCCCGCGCGGCCTGTCAGAAGTCGACGCCCTCCAATTCAGCCTGGTCAAATACTACGACTACGGCTCCCATCCCCCCTGGCGCGGTCTGCGACGATTTTGAGAGCCAGGCAAAACACCGCTTCTTGCCGCCATCCGCTTGCCAGCCCACACATCAGGCGCGACCTTCATGCACCCCCTCACCCTCACCATGTGCCAGGCGCCCAACGCCGAGCCGACCTGCCGGGCCATTGCTCACACCCTGGGCCAGCGGTTGGGCCAGCCGGTGCGCTTCGTCGATGACATCCCCTGGCCCGAGCGTCTGGCCGGGCTGGAGAGTGGGGAGATCGACATCGGCTGGGTCTGCGGGGCCTACTATGTGGACTGGGCCGACCGGCCTGACCCGACCATCGAACTGTTGGCGGCCCCGGTGATGCTCGGCGACCGCTACGCCGACCGGCCGGTGTACTTCTCGGATGTGGTGGTGGCCGCGGCCAGCCCCTACCGCCGCTTCGACGACCTGCGCCGGGCGCGCTGGGCCTTCAACGAGCCGGGTTCGCACTCCGGCCACGGCGTCGTTCGTTACCACCTGGCCACAGTGGGCGAAACGTGGGATTACTTCGCCTGCGCCCTGGCTTCGGGCGCGCACCAACGCTCGTTGCAGATGATCCTGGCGGGCGAGATCGACGCCTCGGCCATCGACAGCACCGTGCTGGAGACCGAACTGCGCCAGCAGCCCGACCTGGCCGCCCGCATCCGGGTCATTGCCGCCCTCGGCCCCAGCCCCATCCCGCCGTGGATCATCCAGCGCCGCCTGCCCGCCGAGCTGCGTGATCAGCTCCGGCGGCTGTTCGCGACCATGCACCATGACCCGGCTGGTCGTGCGCTGCTGTCGGCAGGACAGATGGCGCGTTTTGCAGCCGTGAGCGACCGGGATTACGACGAAATCCGGCGGATGCAAAAGCTGGCGGAGGCCATCGAGCAGCGATGAACCACACAGACCTGACCGAGCACGCCCTCGATTTCATCCTCTCCACCACCTGGGCCGGCCTCCCGACCGCGGTGCAGCATCAGGCCCACCGCTGTCTGCTGGACGGGCTGGGGGCGCTGATCGCCGGGACGCAGACGCCGGTGGCGGCGATCATGGCCGACTTTGCCGCCGGCCAGTTCGGCGGCGATGAGGCGACCATCCTGCGCGACGGCCGGCGGGCCTCGATGGTGGGGGCGACGCTGGCCAACGGTTTTGCCGCCAACGCCCTCGACATCGACGACGGTTTCCGTCCGGTCAAAGGGCATCCGGGCGTGTGTGTGTTGCCCGTGCTGCTGGCGCTGGCCCAGGCGCGCCCCCTCGCCGGCGCCGACTTCCTAACGGCGCTGGTGATCGGCTACGAGATCGGCATCCGGGCCGGGCGCATCCGCCACGCCACCTACAGCGTCTATCATTCGTCGGGCAGCTGGGGGGCGATAGCGGCGGCGGCCGTGGCCGGCAGGGTGCTGGGGCTAGAGCGGCCGGCCTTGCGCCAGGCCCTGGGCGCGGCCGAGTATCACGCGCCGATCGCACCGATGATGAAAGGCATCGACCGGCCATCGATGGGCAAGGACAGCACCGGCTGGGGGGCGATGGTGGGGATGGCCTCGGCCCTGATGGCGGGGCAGGGCTTCACCGGCGTCGATCCCCTTTTCGACGACGCGCCCGACCCCGGCTGGGTGCTGAACCTGGGCCGCGACTACGAGATCATGAAGCTCTATTTCAAGCCCTATGCCTGCTGCCGCTGGACGCAGCCGGCCATCGCCGCCGCCCTCCGCCTCGCCGCCTCGGCGCATCTGCAGCCCGCCGACATCGACCGCATCCGGGTGCGCAGCTTCGAGGCCGCGGCCCGCCTGAGTCGCGCCCATCCCCGCAACACCGAGGAGGCGCAATACAACCTGGCCTATCCGGTGGCTGCGGCTTTGATCGACGGCGAGCTTGGCCCCGGCCAGGTGCTGCCGCCGCGCCTGTTCGACCCCGACCTGCTGGCCCTGGCCGACCGGGTGGAGGTGGAAGTCGAGCCGGAGTACGAGGCGGCTTTTCCGGCCAAAGCCTTTGCCGAGGTGATTGTGACCGGGCGCGATGGCCGAACCCTGGCCAGCGGCCGGGCCGAGGCCCGTTGGGAGCCGCCCGACCGACCGAGCGATGATGAGTTGGAGCGCAAGTTCAGGTGGTTGGCGACGCCGGTGTTGGGGTCGGGCCGGGTGGATGACTTGCTCCACTGTATCTGGGAGAGTCAGAGTTGCCAACTTTTCAAAAGTTGGCAACTCTGACGATATAGGCCTGCATGTTGCGGATAATGACGATGCGATAGCGCAGGTTGGCCAGTTGGCCTTTGATGCGCGGGTCAGGCTGGGCTTTGTAGCGGGCGTACAGGTCGCGGATCAACGAGGCCAGGGTGAGGAAGCGGTTGGTGTAGGCCAGCAGGAGGAGGGAGATGGCGGGGAAAAGCAGGGCGGGGGTGGTGAGCGTGAGTTCCATGGGCCGATTATAGCGCGATCGCCTGCGGCCACGGCTGTCGGCGCGCCTGTGTCCACAGGGTGTTGACATAATTCAAGGCGTAGTAGTTCTGCGCCAGGTGCAGCCAGAAGGCCCCTGGTTGCGTCAGTTCGATGAAACGGCCTTTCTGTACCGCCAACCCGGCCTTCTGCGCCGCCCACAACAGCCGGCGGGCTTTGTCAGCGTCCGGGCCAAGCTCGGCGTCGAGGGCGTCGAGCGGGATGCGTGTATCGTAGAAGCGCCAGTACAGCCACCACCAGCCCGACATCTGGCCAGCGAAGGGCATGCGCAAGGCGATAGCGCCGCGAGCTACGCCGGTCGCCTCCATCCAGGTCTCGAGGTCGAAGGTGTTGAGGACGAAGCCATCGGGCAGATGCGAGCCGGAACCGGGGCCGATGCCGATATAGCCATCGCGTGTGACCGAAGAATAGCGGGGGACAGCACCTTGCTTGAATCCCCACACCGACACGCGGCGGAAATCGTGCTCCGCGCACCACCGGCTGATGGCGTTGTACTGGCTTCGCCGCACCGCCAGCCGAGGCATGCGCACGCCGGTCAGGTGCAGGTAGTTGCCGACAGAGGTGTAGGGAAAGGTGAAAAGCGGATAGGCCGTGATCTGGTTGGCGCCGAGTTGGGCGGCGCGGGCGAGGTCGGACAGCACATCGGCGGCGCTTTGTCCGGGCAGGGCGAACATGAGATCGGCGTTGACCGAGGCGAAGCCGGCGCTCGCCAACAGGCCGAGGGCGCGTTCGGCGGTTTCGGGCGGGTGGCCTCGGCCCAGCGCGGCCAGTCTGTCGGCCTGAAACGATTGCACGCCCAGCGAGACAAGCGTGATCCCGGCCTCATGCATCTGCCCCACCATCTCGGCATCGACATCGGCCGGGTTGGTCTCGATGCAGATGTCGCCGGTCAGACGGAAACGCCGGCGCACATGCTCCAGGATGCTGGCGACGCTGCCAAGCGCCAGGGTGGGTGTGCCGCCGCCGATGTAGACGGTGGTGATCTCGGCCGGCCCGACGCGCTCTGCCCACCAGTCGATCTCGGCCTGGGCCGCGGCGGTGTACGGGGCGAGCAACCGCTGGCGGTAGGGCGTCTTGGTGTAGGGGCAATAGGGGCAGAAGTGCCGGCAGAAGGGGACGTGCAGGTAGAGCGAGGTGCGGTCGAGGCGCGGCGGCGTCCAGTCGGGCGGCGGCGGCTCGAAGAGCCATCGCTGCG
Proteins encoded in this region:
- a CDS encoding PhnD/SsuA/transferrin family substrate-binding protein; this translates as MHPLTLTMCQAPNAEPTCRAIAHTLGQRLGQPVRFVDDIPWPERLAGLESGEIDIGWVCGAYYVDWADRPDPTIELLAAPVMLGDRYADRPVYFSDVVVAAASPYRRFDDLRRARWAFNEPGSHSGHGVVRYHLATVGETWDYFACALASGAHQRSLQMILAGEIDASAIDSTVLETELRQQPDLAARIRVIAALGPSPIPPWIIQRRLPAELRDQLRRLFATMHHDPAGRALLSAGQMARFAAVSDRDYDEIRRMQKLAEAIEQR
- a CDS encoding MmgE/PrpD family protein, encoding MNHTDLTEHALDFILSTTWAGLPTAVQHQAHRCLLDGLGALIAGTQTPVAAIMADFAAGQFGGDEATILRDGRRASMVGATLANGFAANALDIDDGFRPVKGHPGVCVLPVLLALAQARPLAGADFLTALVIGYEIGIRAGRIRHATYSVYHSSGSWGAIAAAAVAGRVLGLERPALRQALGAAEYHAPIAPMMKGIDRPSMGKDSTGWGAMVGMASALMAGQGFTGVDPLFDDAPDPGWVLNLGRDYEIMKLYFKPYACCRWTQPAIAAALRLAASAHLQPADIDRIRVRSFEAAARLSRAHPRNTEEAQYNLAYPVAAALIDGELGPGQVLPPRLFDPDLLALADRVEVEVEPEYEAAFPAKAFAEVIVTGRDGRTLASGRAEARWEPPDRPSDDELERKFRWLATPVLGSGRVDDLLHCIWESQSCQLFKSWQL
- a CDS encoding DUF2721 domain-containing protein, translating into MELTLTTPALLFPAISLLLLAYTNRFLTLASLIRDLYARYKAQPDPRIKGQLANLRYRIVIIRNMQAYIVRVANF
- a CDS encoding coproporphyrinogen III oxidase family protein: MPTLTTERPARHGQVLVNSLGQRLTRGVTRGARRWFVGPAQRWLFEPPPPDWTPPRLDRTSLYLHVPFCRHFCPYCPYTKTPYRQRLLAPYTAAAQAEIDWWAERVGPAEITTVYIGGGTPTLALGSVASILEHVRRRFRLTGDICIETNPADVDAEMVGQMHEAGITLVSLGVQSFQADRLAALGRGHPPETAERALGLLASAGFASVNADLMFALPGQSAADVLSDLARAAQLGANQITAYPLFTFPYTSVGNYLHLTGVRMPRLAVRRSQYNAISRWCAEHDFRRVSVWGFKQGAVPRYSSVTRDGYIGIGPGSGSHLPDGFVLNTFDLETWMEATGVARGAIALRMPFAGQMSGWWWLYWRFYDTRIPLDALDAELGPDADKARRLLWAAQKAGLAVQKGRFIELTQPGAFWLHLAQNYYALNYVNTLWTQARRQPWPQAIAL